Proteins from one Rosa chinensis cultivar Old Blush chromosome 7, RchiOBHm-V2, whole genome shotgun sequence genomic window:
- the LOC112175588 gene encoding 2-oxoglutarate-dependent dioxygenase 19, whose protein sequence is MAAVARALETSNVTSIKSLVESPTLSSVPSAYAFNINPNDEADPNDPEFAIPIVDMSLLTSGSPDQRTQIVHDLVKICEEWGFFIAINHGVQESLMKGMIEAYHGFFSLPDEEKEEFKFGNDVLEMFNYGTSYNLALDKVLLWRDFFKVRTHPEFHSHYKPASFSEISLEFSKRSREVALEITRAISESLGLQPDYIYNTMNMDRGLQMLAGNYYPPCPQPQNAIGIPHHTDPGLVTLVIQNEMNGLQVEHNGKWLTVNGPPNGFFVNLADQMQILTNGKYKSVMHRATVNNKATRISIAIPHGPSIDTIIAPAPELCEREGQAPKYHAMNYKEYMQLVQSGKNYMKATLDHIRA, encoded by the exons ATGGCTGCAGTTGCTCGAGCCCTGGAGACCTCAAATGTCACAAGCATCAAATCACTAGTTGAGTCACCAACTCTCAGCTCTGTCCCTTCTGCTTATGCCTTCAACATAAACCCTAATGATGAAGCTGATCCAAATGACCCTGAGTTTGCTATTCCCATTGTCGATATGTCTCTTCTCACCTCTGGTTCTCCAGATCAGCGCACCCAAATCGTCCACGATCTTGTCAAAATTTGTGAAGAATGGGGCTTCTTCATA GCGATTAACCACGGAGTACAGGAGAGCCTAATGAAGGGCATGATCGAGGCATACCATGGATTTTTCAGTCTTCCAGATGAAGAAAAGGAGGAGTTTAAGTTCGGAAATGATGTTCTCGAGATGTTCAATTATGGAACAAGCTATAATCTAGCACTGGACAAAGTACTTTTATGGAGGGACTTCTTCAAGGTCCGAACACATCCTGAGTTTCACTCCCACTACAAACCAGCTAGCTTCAG TGAGATTTCGCTAGAGTTTAGCAAAAGAAGCCGAGAAGTAGCCTTAGAAATAACAAGAGCAATATCGGAAAGCTTGGGGTTGCAGCCGGACTATATATACAACACAATGAACATGGATCGTGGCTTACAAATGCTAGCCGGTAACTACTACCCACCTTGTCCTCAGCCTCAAAATGCAATTGGTATACCCCATCATACCGATCCTGGTCTAGTCACACTCGTCATCCAAAATGAGATGAATGGTCTCCAAGTAGAGCACAATGGAAAATGGCTCACTGTGAATGGCCCTCCCAACGGCTTTTTTGTTAACCTTGCTGATCAAATGCAG ATTCTTACGAACGGTAAGTACAAGAGTGTGATGCACCGAGCCACAGTGAACAACAAAGCCACAAGAATATCGATAGCTATACCACATGGACCATCCATTGACACGATCATAGCACCAGCACCAGAGTTGTGTGAAAGAGAAGGCCAAGCTCCAAAATACCATGCAATGAACTACAAGGAATACATGCAACTTGTGCAAAGCGGCAAGAACTACATGAAGGCAACACTTGATCATATCCGAGCCTAG